One Roseburia rectibacter DNA window includes the following coding sequences:
- the minC gene encoding septum site-determining protein MinC — MSQAVVIKSNKYGIHLVLSNEISFKALLDAIVEKFKESEKFFKGAKLAISFEGRKLTHDEEMAIIDAVTSNTSIEILCIVDHDPDREAYVKQQIEEYQASVQQPYVDGGTQFYRGTLRSGQTLESETGIVVVGDVNPGAAVMANGSIVVLGAVKGSVYAGLGGDDSAFIVALDMDPIQIRIGNVLAKSPDKPFGRRKIRKKVKETTTSPQIAYLKDGTICIEPLTKELLSDI; from the coding sequence TGTCACAGGCAGTTGTTATAAAAAGTAATAAATACGGGATACATCTTGTATTAAGCAATGAGATATCTTTTAAAGCACTTTTAGATGCCATCGTCGAGAAGTTCAAAGAGTCAGAGAAGTTCTTTAAAGGGGCAAAACTGGCGATTTCTTTCGAGGGAAGAAAGCTGACACATGATGAAGAAATGGCTATCATTGATGCAGTGACATCTAATACAAGTATCGAGATATTGTGCATTGTAGATCATGATCCGGACCGTGAAGCATACGTCAAGCAGCAGATCGAAGAATATCAGGCATCTGTGCAGCAGCCGTATGTGGATGGAGGGACTCAGTTTTACCGCGGAACGCTTCGCTCAGGTCAGACACTTGAGAGCGAAACAGGTATTGTAGTGGTAGGTGATGTCAATCCGGGCGCAGCAGTCATGGCAAACGGCAGTATCGTTGTACTTGGAGCGGTAAAAGGAAGTGTCTATGCAGGACTTGGTGGAGATGACAGTGCATTTATCGTTGCACTGGATATGGACCCGATTCAGATCCGCATTGGAAATGTTCTGGCAAAGAGTCCGGACAAACCTTTTGGCAGGCGTAAAATAAGAAAAAAGGTCAAGGAAACGACCACGTCTCCGCAGATTGCGTATTTAAAAGATGGAACAATCTGTATTGAACCGCTGACAAAAGAACTATTAAGCGATATTTAA